ccccagccttgtccctgctgggggtggcCCAGGGGGCATTTTCTGTCCAGGGGAGGGTGCCCCTCCGTTCCTCCAGTTGCTCCCTAGCTGGGGGCTCCCCTCGTGGGGCCACCCCACGCACAGGTTTGGGGGTGTTGGGGGACTTTTGCCCAACCCCCCTCAGCCACTCACTGGCCCCAGTAGTGtgtgctgtgtttgtgctgtCATCCCGTAGCTGGGCACTGCGCGTGCCCACCCCACCGTGTGCCCCCCCTGCATGTTGCCTTCTGCCGTAGGTGCCCCCCAGGTTTGGGGcagacccccctcccccccaataaACCAGAcagaccccccccagctctgtgtgcagctgcatTGCGGgatggggccatggtggggccaTGGCGGGGCCATGTCACCGCAGTGCACTGTGACCATGGGGAGAGGACAGAGGCACCTATAGGGTGATGCCAACCCCTGTCCCACGTGGGTTCgtggccctggggcagggggggcaaaGGCCAGGGGGAGGGtgcaggggtgtgtgtgggggtgacCTTGACAAATGACGTCAGTAAATATTGCGACAGATGCTTGCTGGGAtgtggcactgcctgctgcaagcTGCGGTGCCCGtagtgctgccagggctgccaggcaaAGACAGGGTGGTAGGAGGTGGCATCACCTTTACTGGGCATGGCACgtggtgcagcacagcacagcatggccCATGCCTTGGTGTCACTGCGGCCACCCTGGCGTCCCGTCATGGCACAGGATGGCTATGCCGGTGCCCGTGCCCGTGCCCGCGCCGGGGCAGGTCAGTCCTGGCGGTAGGTGCCGTTGTAGGTGAAGGGGGCTGGGGCGCTGCAGGGCCCGGGGCTGGCGGGGGTCCAGCGCTGGATCTGCAGGTGGGTGAAGGCCGGGGGGTCCAGCGGGCGCACGATGAGCGGGTCACGCGATGCCACCGACGGGTCCTCATCAAAGAAGTTGAAGGGGCGCAGGAAGAAGCCCACGGCGTTGCCCGGTGTGGCTGTGTTGGGGATGTCCTCGGCGTGTGGCACGTGCAGAAACCCCACCGTCACCCAGGCCACCAGATCCTGTTCCAGGAGACACGGCGGCCAtcagcaggtcctgctgccGGCCCCCGCCATGGCATGGCGGTGCCCCCCCGGCCCGTGTCCCTTGCCCGTGGTGCCACCTGGTCCTCAATGGTCTCGTTGTCCCGCAGGAAGCTCTCGAAGTGGACCAGTGGCTCCCAGGGCTCGTTCTGGGCgtagatgctgctgctgctgtgctcgtTCTCATGGTGCCGCGTCACAGCCAGGTGGTACCTGCCAGGAGGCACAGGGCAGAATCCAACGTGTGGGtgttgggcagggcagggacacagctccCAGCCGTGCCCAGGCTCTCCTGGATGAGCCACCTGCTGCCTGGTCACACAGTGGTGGACAtggggctggtgaagggtcctGGTGGGCTCAAagtggcactggtgaggccagcagcatgtgccaggctggggggacCCTGGATCCCTCAGCTAGGGTGCTCGCAGCCTAGACCCCAATGCCCTTGGGGATATGTCCCCTCCCCCAGGGTGCCATGTCAGGACTGGGGAGATGATGGTGGCATCTCTGACTGTGACTAGCTCAGCCAAGGGTGCCAGGGTGGGAACAAGTAACAGGGCATGAGGTGCCACCGGGAAAGTTCCTTGCACCATGCCCATGCCAGAGTCCACCATGGCCAAGGTTTTGCTGCCACAGACACCTACCTGCTCCAGGAGatgcccttctcctcctgccagccccgtGGTAGCACATGGCTGGCATGGGAGTTGAGCTGGATGCGGTAGCCACGGGAGTGACCCCAGCGGTTGAGCTGGCGAGGGTTGGTGACGAGGAGGTAGCGTGGCAGGGGACTGCCAAAGGGGAAGGCAGCCTGGCGCTCACTGTGGCGCGGCTGCCgatgcagccagggctgcaccaCGCGGGCACCAGGGCTCCAGGGGTTGGAGATGTTCTCAAAGCGAATGTCCATGGTCTCAAAGCTGTTGCCCGTGCCTGCAAGCAGAAAGGCCATCAGCAGTGGTCTGCTGGTGGCACCTCACCTGGGGCACCCCATGGAGATGCCACCCCAGATGGTGGCATCATCCTTGGGGGCCTGGTGGTGCCCAGCCTGTGGTGCCCAGCCAGTGAagccacccctggtgcagcatccGGGACCTGGTGCCACCTCCCAACGCCCTCCCtgtagctggggagggacccaGGGGCCTGCACCTGCGACATCCAGGTCCACTTTATAGTGCACCAGGTGGGTGtggaggttgcccaggaggtggctgtggaCGCGGCTGCCGTAGCGCTGGCCCTGCGGCGTGTAGAAGGTGGCGTGGATGTAGCCAGTGGCGTGGACCTTGGCCTCCGCCACGCCGTTGGGGTAGAGCAGGAAGTCCCAGATGTAGTCGTAGTTGTAGACGGTGGAAGTGGTGCGCAGGACCAGCGCCTGCCCCTCCAGCCCGGCGTAGAAGTGGAAGCCGCCTTGGAAGTCGCTGTCGAAGTGGCGGCGCAGGGGCACGCCGGTGGGCAGCTCGAAGACGCAGAGGGCACGGGAGAAGCGGGTGGGGCCCTCGGTGTCGTACAGGTGGTGGGCATCCACGAAGGTGGCCGTGGCTGGGCAGTCGATGCCAGGAGCTAGCTCGTAGGTGACGGAGCCCATGCCCCAGCCGGCATCCATGTACTTGGTCTGCATGGCTGCCGGTGAGTGGCCGCCGTAGAAGGCTATGGCCTCCTGCACGCTTACCTCGTAGGCCACGCGCTCGCCATTGAAGCGCAGGTCgaagagctgcagcccagcggAGGAGCGCAGCCGGAAGGCCAGGCTCCAGCCGCCGTACTCCAGCAG
The Dryobates pubescens isolate bDryPub1 chromosome 21, bDryPub1.pri, whole genome shotgun sequence DNA segment above includes these coding regions:
- the AOC1 gene encoding amiloride-sensitive amine oxidase [copper-containing], producing MWLLGLFWALSMLATMVGSGPAVPPPGMASIFADLSAAELGAVQSFLLSRPELGLSPSHHGPLAKNSLFLVELLPPKKRLALRYLDQGGPRPQRQARVVIFFGGQAEPNITELAVGPLPQPSWYRPLSFKGGRSVPFTARPMTLLEYKELQGVLAAAMAPLNRLLRDATGFWYHNGSCQHPRGGEGDGLGQRCLTFSDVAPRGLVSGERRSWLILQRFVEGFFLHPVGLEVLVDHRDPDPQRWAVQQLWYNGRYFSSPHQLAETYEQGTLEVARLPLPPARQLFSSYEPRGRFATGTPGKVRGARVCEPQGRRYRLRGNLLEYGGWSLAFRLRSSAGLQLFDLRFNGERVAYEVSVQEAIAFYGGHSPAAMQTKYMDAGWGMGSVTYELAPGIDCPATATFVDAHHLYDTEGPTRFSRALCVFELPTGVPLRRHFDSDFQGGFHFYAGLEGQALVLRTTSTVYNYDYIWDFLLYPNGVAEAKVHATGYIHATFYTPQGQRYGSRVHSHLLGNLHTHLVHYKVDLDVAGTGNSFETMDIRFENISNPWSPGARVVQPWLHRQPRHSERQAAFPFGSPLPRYLLVTNPRQLNRWGHSRGYRIQLNSHASHVLPRGWQEEKGISWSRYHLAVTRHHENEHSSSSIYAQNEPWEPLVHFESFLRDNETIEDQDLVAWVTVGFLHVPHAEDIPNTATPGNAVGFFLRPFNFFDEDPSVASRDPLIVRPLDPPAFTHLQIQRWTPASPGPCSAPAPFTYNGTYRQD